In Halopseudomonas nanhaiensis, a single window of DNA contains:
- a CDS encoding helix-turn-helix transcriptional regulator — protein sequence MRIIRLKEVIDSTGLARSTIYKYISEETFPKPVSLGDRCVGWVDSEVHDWILARIEERDLAMAATRPSNHFSVAK from the coding sequence ATGAGAATAATCCGTTTGAAAGAAGTAATCGATTCGACCGGCCTGGCACGGTCGACCATCTACAAATATATCTCGGAAGAGACCTTTCCCAAGCCTGTATCCCTAGGGGATCGCTGCGTTGGCTGGGTCGATAGTGAGGTCCACGATTGGATCCTGGCCAGGATCGAGGAACGTGATCTAGCTATGGCAGCTACACGGCCAAGCAACCATTTCAGCGTCGCCAAATAA
- a CDS encoding inovirus-type Gp2 protein, which produces MNNRKLNIHPSQSEIALKIESLVKAIERSDTPAFRIRHNRSGYERLDNTRISRYCTHVQQMYNLFDDRVPYDYSEQLQAFRVAWEEIGLEPSPAGPICLNDRGSYWLSHPESMNVLTERIRELTRQRWYKRRAGDRAYEARKQEREITAYTDAVMSIYSRTMVIRLNLYYRPEAQVRQRVEHVFNHLDVLISKHSRHPIFERLVGYIYAVEQGDRNDGRGYHIHAAYFFNGNHVGRDVLKAIEISELWEAITRGQGYAHSCNHNKEGYGNKCGIGRFQRDNQSVRPNVHEAMKYLVKDGQHLRLRPVGARCLRKGALGRFRRG; this is translated from the coding sequence ATGAACAACCGCAAGCTAAACATTCATCCCTCCCAATCTGAGATAGCCCTGAAGATCGAATCACTCGTCAAGGCTATAGAACGCAGCGATACACCTGCATTCAGGATCAGGCATAACCGATCTGGCTATGAGCGTCTCGATAACACCAGAATCTCCCGCTACTGCACTCACGTGCAGCAGATGTACAACCTGTTCGATGATCGTGTGCCCTATGACTACAGCGAGCAGTTACAAGCGTTCCGGGTTGCCTGGGAAGAAATCGGTCTTGAACCATCACCTGCTGGTCCTATCTGCCTGAATGACAGGGGTTCATACTGGCTCAGTCATCCAGAAAGCATGAACGTCCTCACTGAGCGGATCCGTGAGTTGACTCGTCAGCGTTGGTATAAGCGCAGGGCCGGGGATCGAGCCTATGAGGCACGCAAGCAGGAGAGGGAAATCACCGCTTACACGGATGCTGTGATGAGTATTTATTCCCGCACTATGGTCATCAGACTGAACCTCTACTACCGCCCTGAAGCTCAGGTCAGGCAGCGAGTCGAGCACGTCTTTAACCATCTAGATGTCTTGATCTCCAAGCACAGCCGCCATCCGATCTTTGAGCGCCTTGTCGGATACATTTATGCAGTGGAGCAGGGAGACCGCAATGACGGGAGGGGTTACCACATCCATGCGGCCTACTTCTTCAATGGCAATCACGTGGGCCGGGATGTCTTGAAGGCGATTGAGATTAGCGAGTTGTGGGAGGCGATCACGCGTGGTCAAGGTTATGCTCACAGCTGTAACCATAACAAGGAGGGGTATGGCAACAAGTGCGGTATTGGCCGGTTCCAGAGGGACAATCAGTCGGTAAGGCCTAATGTCCACGAAGCGATGAAGTACCTGGTAAAGGACGGCCAGCACCTGCGCTTGAGGCCTGTGGGAGCACGTTGCCTGCGTAAGGGCGCGCTGGGGCGTTTTCGTCGGGGGTAA
- the umuC gene encoding translesion error-prone DNA polymerase V subunit UmuC yields MSMAPKSFALIDCNSFYASCERVFRPDLAKTPIVVLSNNDGCVIARSAEAKPFIKMGDPYFKIKDTLRSQGILAFSSNYALYGDMSERVMTTLERRLPMVEVYSIDEAFADLTGLPEPLDQLGYSLRADVLKITGIPVGVGIASTKTLAKLANAAAKRWQRQTGGVVDIRDPERRDKLLKAMPVAEVWGVGRRMNEHLQAMSIKTAWELSNADPALLRKRFSVVMEKTARELRGINCLNMEAEAPPKQEICSSRAFGQRVYDLAELQQAVASYTTRAAEKLRGQQSLCKVIQVGIRTGLFNPSEEHFSRHMQVHLPYPTDDTRILIQTAVQGLERIYRVGPAYAKASVMLLGLCRRDQYTPDLFAPSQAVTSDRLMQTMDKINQRWGKNTLKSARLPAMPEWGMQRQLLSPSYTTRLDQLWTVRA; encoded by the coding sequence ATGAGCATGGCGCCGAAAAGCTTTGCCTTGATCGACTGCAACAGCTTTTACGCCAGTTGCGAGCGGGTATTTCGTCCTGACCTGGCAAAGACCCCCATTGTCGTCCTGAGCAACAACGACGGCTGCGTGATAGCTCGCAGTGCTGAAGCCAAGCCCTTCATTAAAATGGGTGACCCTTACTTCAAGATCAAGGACACCCTGCGAAGCCAAGGCATCTTGGCCTTCAGCAGTAACTATGCGCTGTATGGGGACATGAGTGAACGGGTGATGACTACCCTGGAACGTCGCCTTCCGATGGTTGAGGTGTACTCCATCGATGAAGCATTTGCAGACCTAACTGGACTACCTGAGCCCCTGGATCAGCTCGGCTATTCATTACGTGCTGATGTACTGAAAATAACAGGCATTCCGGTGGGTGTCGGCATTGCCAGCACCAAAACCTTGGCCAAGCTCGCCAATGCAGCCGCCAAGCGCTGGCAGCGCCAGACCGGTGGCGTGGTGGATATCCGCGATCCAGAACGCAGAGACAAGCTACTCAAGGCCATGCCCGTAGCGGAAGTATGGGGCGTTGGCCGTCGTATGAATGAGCACCTGCAAGCCATGAGCATTAAAACAGCCTGGGAGCTTTCAAATGCCGATCCTGCACTACTGCGTAAACGCTTCAGTGTAGTGATGGAGAAAACAGCCCGTGAACTGAGGGGTATCAACTGCCTGAACATGGAAGCGGAAGCACCACCCAAACAGGAGATATGCAGTAGCCGTGCCTTCGGGCAGCGGGTTTACGATCTGGCCGAGCTTCAACAAGCCGTTGCCAGCTACACCACCCGTGCCGCTGAAAAGCTTCGAGGACAACAGTCACTTTGCAAGGTCATCCAGGTGGGGATTCGCACGGGGCTGTTCAACCCAAGCGAGGAGCACTTCTCACGTCACATGCAGGTCCATTTGCCCTACCCCACCGACGATACGCGAATACTCATCCAGACAGCCGTGCAGGGCCTAGAACGCATTTACCGGGTAGGCCCGGCCTATGCGAAGGCCTCCGTCATGTTGCTCGGGCTATGCCGACGTGATCAATATACCCCAGATCTGTTTGCCCCTAGCCAGGCCGTGACATCGGACCGATTGATGCAGACCATGGATAAGATCAACCAACGCTGGGGGAAGAACACGCTGAAGTCAGCCCGTCTCCCTGCAATGCCTGAGTGGGGTATGCAACGGCAATTGCTCAGTCCTAGCTACACCACTCGGCTGGATCAATTGTGGACCGTACGGGCTTGA
- a CDS encoding LexA family protein, which yields MSNAVFIGTVMPSGQLVSCYDALVSAGFPSPALDHMEQKISLDQLLDVHAPHTYLVRVRGDSMTGAGIHDGDILVVSRALTAGHGDIVVAAVNGEVFVKRLIRRGQQLILQPENPQFASLHVLEGDELQIWGVVRNSIRWHLTCEK from the coding sequence ATGTCTAACGCAGTCTTTATCGGCACGGTGATGCCTTCCGGTCAGCTCGTCAGTTGCTACGACGCCCTTGTTTCAGCTGGCTTTCCCAGCCCAGCACTGGATCACATGGAGCAGAAGATCTCGCTGGATCAGCTGCTCGATGTGCACGCTCCCCATACCTACCTAGTTCGCGTTCGCGGTGACAGCATGACCGGCGCTGGCATTCACGATGGCGATATCTTGGTCGTCAGCCGTGCTCTGACAGCCGGGCATGGTGATATTGTCGTGGCCGCTGTCAACGGCGAGGTTTTCGTCAAGCGCTTGATTCGGCGAGGTCAGCAATTGATCCTGCAACCTGAAAATCCGCAATTTGCGTCCTTGCATGTGCTGGAAGGTGATGAGCTTCAGATCTGGGGTGTTGTACGCAACAGTATCCGCTGGCACCTGACCTGCGAGAAATGA
- the rfaH gene encoding transcription/translation regulatory transformer protein RfaH has translation MNNQMELIDAAWYLLQCKPRQDARANEHLCRQGFECFHPTVQVESARRGKLTAHSQPLFPGYLFIRVPSTASWTSLHSTRGVTRVVGFAGHPCRVEDDLVEHLQRRCEQLDQRKAFNPGDTVHVQIGPYAELEAVFVSMDGDERVMLLLNVLNRQQPVRVPLIHCRA, from the coding sequence ATGAACAATCAGATGGAGTTGATCGATGCCGCCTGGTATTTGCTGCAATGCAAACCTCGCCAGGATGCGCGTGCCAACGAGCATCTATGCCGTCAGGGATTCGAATGCTTCCATCCGACCGTGCAGGTCGAATCTGCCCGGCGCGGAAAATTGACCGCCCACTCGCAACCACTGTTCCCGGGTTACCTGTTCATCCGCGTGCCTTCCACTGCCAGCTGGACCAGCCTGCACTCCACGCGCGGCGTGACGCGCGTGGTCGGCTTCGCCGGGCACCCCTGCAGAGTCGAAGACGATCTGGTCGAGCATCTGCAACGCCGATGCGAGCAGCTGGATCAGCGCAAGGCTTTCAACCCGGGCGATACCGTGCATGTCCAGATCGGTCCGTATGCCGAGCTGGAAGCCGTATTCGTTTCGATGGATGGCGACGAGCGAGTAATGCTGTTGTTGAACGTACTGAACCGGCAGCAACCGGTGCGGGTGCCTCTCATTCACTGCAGGGCTTAG